One region of Termitidicoccus mucosus genomic DNA includes:
- a CDS encoding dihydrodipicolinate synthase family protein: MITSPNSSVRGMPSGIIVPIITPFDQDGSIDWPAYERVVAHVIAGGVDAIFVLGTTGEGPSLTTAGQRDLVKATQAHVAGRCAVYVGVTDTSLAESLRMTEHARDCGADAAVIAPAPYFPATPAGQIAYFSAFVEKSTLPVILYNIPQMTKVNIDLGAFNALVDDKKILGVKDSSGNMVYFQRLQHIARRRPDFSMLIGAEELLAESVLMGAHGGVTGGANLFPELYRDLFAAAKARDFDTLNRLQTRLMTLSCKLYAFSGGGYIIQGIKAALAARGFCQPWVQPPMLPADAALKATVAELVKEFS; the protein is encoded by the coding sequence TGGGTCCATCGACTGGCCCGCCTACGAACGCGTGGTCGCGCACGTCATCGCCGGCGGGGTGGACGCCATCTTTGTCCTCGGCACGACTGGCGAAGGCCCGAGCCTCACCACCGCCGGACAGCGCGATCTGGTGAAAGCCACGCAAGCGCACGTCGCCGGGCGCTGCGCCGTGTATGTCGGCGTGACCGACACCAGCCTGGCCGAGTCATTGCGCATGACGGAGCACGCGCGCGACTGCGGCGCCGATGCCGCGGTCATCGCGCCCGCGCCCTATTTTCCGGCCACGCCCGCCGGGCAGATCGCGTATTTCTCGGCTTTTGTCGAGAAATCGACCCTGCCGGTGATATTATATAACATTCCGCAGATGACGAAGGTGAACATCGATCTCGGCGCATTCAACGCCCTGGTGGACGACAAAAAGATCCTCGGCGTGAAGGACAGTTCCGGCAACATGGTGTATTTCCAGCGCCTGCAACACATCGCCCGCCGCCGTCCGGACTTCTCGATGCTCATCGGCGCGGAGGAACTGCTGGCCGAAAGCGTCCTTATGGGCGCGCATGGCGGAGTGACCGGCGGTGCAAATCTGTTTCCGGAATTATACCGGGATCTTTTCGCCGCCGCCAAAGCGCGCGATTTCGACACGTTGAACCGCCTGCAAACCCGCCTGATGACCCTGAGCTGCAAGCTCTACGCGTTCTCCGGCGGTGGTTATATCATCCAAGGCATCAAGGCCGCGCTTGCCGCCAGGGGGTTCTGCCAGCCCTGGGTGCAGCCGCCGATGCTCCCGGCTGACGCGGCTCTCAAGGCAACGGTCGCCGAGCTGGTGAAAGAATTCAGCTAG
- a CDS encoding sialidase family protein, translating into MTSDDKGVTWQRRAESPTNQGRLFTAGGKIYYIATMFYIGPGINPNGAPLCIQRSTDNGETWSEPSALDDRTWHQSAANVWHANGCVYMVWERLTINNIKSWYVGALAPVLMRARETDDLTKAAAWTYASEITFQDLIPGYKENKPDMDYFGMPFYPQSFPKATPLYGKVTFPPIGWLETNVVQITDPNHYWYDPQGRTFHLFARAHTGLTNYGALAKVVENSDGSMTTSLQTVPSGEKMLFVQLPGGHMRFHIEYDAKTKLYWLLGTQSTDSMTRIEKMPKGRYSRPDNERNRLVLHFSKNMIDWCFAGVVAIGSEDKAARHYACMAIDGDDLVIVSRSGDARAQSAHNGNLITFHRVENFRELVY; encoded by the coding sequence TTGACATCCGATGACAAGGGCGTGACATGGCAGAGGCGCGCGGAGTCGCCGACCAATCAGGGACGGCTCTTTACCGCCGGCGGGAAAATATATTATATTGCCACGATGTTTTATATCGGGCCGGGCATCAATCCTAACGGCGCGCCATTGTGCATTCAGCGATCGACGGACAATGGCGAGACTTGGAGCGAGCCCTCCGCGCTTGACGACCGGACATGGCATCAGTCCGCTGCCAATGTCTGGCATGCCAATGGCTGTGTTTACATGGTGTGGGAGCGGCTCACAATTAATAATATAAAAAGCTGGTATGTGGGCGCGCTCGCCCCTGTGCTCATGCGCGCGCGGGAGACGGACGACCTGACCAAGGCCGCCGCGTGGACCTACGCAAGCGAGATCACATTCCAGGACCTGATCCCTGGCTACAAGGAGAACAAGCCCGATATGGATTATTTTGGCATGCCGTTCTATCCGCAAAGTTTCCCGAAGGCGACTCCCCTGTACGGGAAAGTCACTTTTCCTCCCATCGGATGGCTGGAAACCAACGTGGTTCAAATCACCGATCCGAATCATTATTGGTATGACCCACAAGGCCGGACGTTTCACCTTTTCGCCCGCGCCCATACCGGGCTCACGAATTACGGTGCGCTTGCCAAGGTGGTGGAAAACAGTGACGGCTCAATGACCACCAGCCTGCAAACCGTACCGTCCGGGGAAAAGATGCTGTTTGTCCAGCTTCCCGGCGGGCACATGCGCTTTCACATCGAATACGATGCAAAGACAAAATTATACTGGCTGCTCGGCACCCAGTCCACCGATTCGATGACACGCATCGAGAAAATGCCCAAGGGCCGTTATAGTCGACCCGACAACGAACGCAACAGACTGGTGCTGCATTTTTCGAAAAACATGATTGACTGGTGTTTTGCGGGAGTCGTGGCCATAGGTTCCGAGGACAAGGCGGCACGGCATTATGCCTGCATGGCGATAGACGGTGACGATTTGGTGATTGTTTCGCGCAGCGGCGACGCCCGCGCCCAGAGTGCGCATAACGGGAATCTCATCACTTTCCATCGGGTGGAGAATTTTCGGGAATTGGTATATTAA
- a CDS encoding sugar porter family MFS transporter — protein MQIHANTAMPARSDTPLGDRGSALYVLGISLVVACGGLLFGYDFVVIGGAKPFFERYFALDDPMLSGWANSCALIGCLAGVIVAGGLSDRFGRRRLLMASALLFAVTSVGNALAPTFVLFVTWRMMGGVAIGLASNLSPLYIAEVAPPHLRGRLVSINQLTIVLGILLAQFVNWFLVRDMPAGVSNEWIASSWFGRLGWRWMFGLTAVPSVFFFAGMFFVPESPRWLATKGRMDAARAILSRISGTASADVALGEIRSAIAGEPGKVSFRALLDPRMRKVVVLGVTLAVFQQWCGINVIFNYAEDIFSAAGYDISSVLKNIAWTGSVNLVFTFVALGFVDKRGRRPLMLAGAAGLALIYAIMGGCFYAEIKGVVMLLLVLAAIACYSMSLAPVTWVVISEIFPTRIRGAAVAVAVAALWAACFVLTYTFPLLNEAFGAAGTFWLYSIICLSGLLFIVFQLPETKGRSLEELERELIKHEK, from the coding sequence ATGCAAATCCATGCCAATACAGCCATGCCGGCCCGGTCAGACACGCCACTCGGGGACCGAGGATCCGCGCTTTATGTCTTGGGAATCTCGCTGGTCGTGGCGTGTGGAGGATTGTTATTTGGATATGATTTTGTGGTTATTGGAGGCGCGAAACCATTTTTTGAACGCTATTTCGCCTTGGATGACCCGATGCTGTCCGGCTGGGCCAACAGTTGCGCGCTGATTGGCTGCCTTGCCGGAGTGATTGTCGCGGGCGGATTAAGCGACCGGTTTGGCCGCAGACGTCTGCTGATGGCATCGGCGCTTTTGTTTGCCGTCACTTCCGTTGGCAATGCGCTCGCCCCCACCTTTGTGCTGTTTGTAACATGGCGCATGATGGGTGGCGTGGCCATCGGGCTGGCGTCGAATTTGTCCCCATTATATATAGCCGAGGTCGCGCCGCCGCACCTGCGCGGACGCCTGGTGTCAATCAATCAGTTGACCATCGTGCTGGGCATTCTGCTGGCGCAGTTTGTGAACTGGTTTCTTGTGCGGGACATGCCCGCGGGCGTATCGAACGAGTGGATTGCCTCATCTTGGTTTGGCCGTCTGGGGTGGCGCTGGATGTTTGGGCTCACCGCGGTGCCGTCGGTGTTTTTTTTCGCGGGCATGTTTTTTGTTCCGGAGAGTCCGCGCTGGCTTGCGACCAAGGGGCGGATGGATGCCGCGCGCGCAATTCTTTCCAGAATAAGCGGGACCGCCAGCGCCGATGTCGCTCTGGGTGAAATCAGGAGCGCGATCGCGGGGGAGCCGGGAAAAGTCTCATTCCGCGCGCTGCTTGATCCCCGCATGCGCAAGGTGGTCGTGCTCGGGGTGACGCTGGCGGTGTTTCAGCAGTGGTGCGGAATCAATGTCATCTTCAACTATGCGGAAGATATTTTCAGCGCGGCGGGTTATGATATCTCCTCGGTCCTGAAAAATATCGCATGGACCGGATCGGTTAATCTTGTGTTCACCTTTGTGGCCCTGGGTTTTGTGGACAAACGGGGACGCCGTCCGCTGATGCTGGCGGGGGCGGCGGGACTGGCGCTCATCTATGCGATCATGGGAGGCTGCTTTTATGCGGAAATAAAGGGCGTCGTCATGCTGCTGCTGGTTCTGGCGGCGATCGCCTGTTACTCAATGTCGCTCGCCCCTGTGACATGGGTGGTGATCTCCGAGATATTTCCCACGCGGATACGCGGGGCTGCGGTTGCTGTGGCGGTTGCGGCATTATGGGCGGCGTGTTTTGTTCTCACGTATACATTCCCGCTGCTCAACGAGGCGTTTGGCGCTGCCGGAACATTTTGGCTTTATTCAATCATCTGTCTGTCAGGATTGCTGTTTATTGTCTTCCAGCTGCCTGAAACCAAAGGCAGGAGCTTGGAGGAGTTGGAGAGGGAGCTGATCAAACATGAAAAATAA
- a CDS encoding SGNH/GDSL hydrolase family protein: MNIKGLCAGVLILLFWQPLFVTAEIADRAAYLSDFAARAAIKWPDNRTMTIVCHGHSVPAGYFNGNLVKTFDSYPHLAHVELSRRFSYAVINVIVTAIGGENSERGAARFARDVLALSPDVVTIDYALNDRRIGLERAEKAWRSMIEAALAANIKVILLTPTGHLKADFNNPNEPLNQHAGQIRKLAGEYGVGLADSWLEFEKAAKTQGGLTAYMSQTNHPNRKGHELVAAQLVQWFPSIMEK, from the coding sequence ATGAACATAAAAGGATTATGCGCAGGTGTGCTTATCCTGCTGTTTTGGCAGCCACTTTTCGTGACAGCGGAAATTGCGGATCGCGCTGCATACTTGAGTGATTTTGCTGCCCGGGCAGCGATAAAATGGCCTGACAATCGCACGATGACAATCGTATGCCACGGGCACAGCGTGCCTGCGGGTTATTTTAATGGCAACCTCGTGAAGACATTCGATTCGTACCCGCATCTGGCTCACGTGGAATTGTCCCGTCGTTTTTCCTATGCAGTCATCAATGTCATCGTAACTGCGATTGGCGGTGAAAATTCTGAGCGCGGCGCGGCCAGATTCGCGCGCGATGTCCTCGCGCTAAGCCCGGATGTCGTAACAATCGATTATGCGCTCAATGACCGGCGCATCGGGTTGGAGCGCGCGGAAAAGGCCTGGCGTTCCATGATCGAGGCTGCGCTTGCGGCAAACATAAAGGTCATACTCCTGACGCCCACCGGGCATCTGAAGGCCGACTTCAATAATCCGAATGAGCCGCTCAACCAGCATGCCGGCCAAATCCGCAAGCTGGCTGGAGAATACGGAGTCGGTTTGGCGGACAGCTGGCTCGAATTTGAAAAGGCGGCGAAAACCCAAGGCGGATTAACGGCCTATATGTCGCAAACCAATCATCCCAATCGCAAGGGACACGAACTGGTTGCGGCCCAATTGGTCCAGTGGTTTCCATCAATAATGGAAAAATAA
- a CDS encoding sodium:solute symporter family transporter: protein MIGMGLRLSGKNKTTDGYFLGGRNFPGWAIGISFIGAMISSVTFIAYPADSFKTAWIRLVPNFAFPVVVIISAYMFIPFFRRGTVNSAYQYLSMRFGNSVSVYAAVVFMLAQILRTATVAYLVAILLAPMTGVRIEWCILIAGGITALYTIKGGFTAVIWTDVIQTVILVAGAAACIIFVTAAIPGGLGTIFSESWAAGKLSFMDLNAKTGELEPMRGGFSLSEKTVIMLLLVGFVQYVAGKLNQETVQRWCSARTPGDAKRSMIVLGIGSVPIWAMFMFLGTCLWVYFQHFPSSVSVEILSGLRKAEEILPHFIVSVLPPGLAGLVISAALAAAMSTLSSGINTASMVWVRDIYQPYFAKGRDDRHYLRMGLGASLGISILMIGGAFLFYFADTKTLMDFSIIVTALLGGGISGAFLFGMLTRRGDARAVLIGIVATALFTVYATLMQFGIVPRIFDSYYTSIIGNIIMFAVSYGAACLLPEKPRDLKNLTVFDQSKEQLV, encoded by the coding sequence ATGATCGGGATGGGATTGCGCCTGTCCGGAAAAAACAAAACCACTGACGGTTATTTTCTGGGCGGCCGCAATTTTCCCGGCTGGGCCATCGGCATCAGTTTCATCGGGGCCATGATAAGCTCGGTGACCTTTATCGCCTATCCCGCGGATAGTTTTAAGACGGCATGGATTCGCCTGGTCCCGAATTTTGCGTTTCCCGTTGTCGTCATCATATCGGCATATATGTTCATCCCGTTTTTCCGCCGGGGAACGGTGAATTCGGCCTACCAGTATCTCTCGATGCGCTTCGGCAACTCCGTGTCGGTATATGCGGCGGTGGTGTTCATGCTGGCCCAGATTCTCCGCACGGCCACGGTGGCATATCTGGTGGCAATCTTGCTGGCGCCGATGACAGGGGTGCGCATTGAATGGTGCATCCTGATTGCGGGAGGAATCACCGCGCTTTATACCATCAAGGGCGGATTTACCGCAGTCATATGGACGGATGTGATCCAGACGGTCATCCTCGTGGCCGGGGCGGCGGCATGCATTATTTTTGTCACGGCGGCGATCCCCGGCGGGCTGGGAACCATCTTTTCGGAATCGTGGGCGGCTGGGAAGCTCTCGTTCATGGACTTGAATGCCAAGACCGGGGAACTGGAGCCGATGCGCGGCGGTTTTTCGCTTTCCGAAAAGACCGTGATCATGCTGCTGCTGGTCGGGTTTGTCCAATACGTCGCAGGCAAGCTCAACCAGGAAACAGTGCAGCGCTGGTGCTCGGCCCGCACTCCGGGTGATGCCAAGCGCTCTATGATCGTGCTGGGGATCGGTTCGGTTCCCATTTGGGCCATGTTTATGTTTTTGGGCACATGCCTGTGGGTATATTTTCAGCATTTCCCCAGCAGCGTGTCCGTCGAGATCCTCTCGGGATTGCGCAAGGCGGAGGAGATCCTGCCCCATTTCATTGTAAGCGTGCTGCCGCCCGGGCTGGCGGGATTGGTCATATCGGCGGCATTGGCGGCCGCGATGTCCACGCTAAGCAGCGGAATTAACACCGCCAGCATGGTATGGGTGCGCGACATCTACCAGCCGTATTTTGCCAAGGGACGCGATGACAGGCATTATTTGCGGATGGGATTGGGCGCGTCGCTCGGCATTTCGATTCTCATGATCGGCGGGGCATTTTTGTTCTATTTTGCCGACACCAAGACATTGATGGACTTCAGCATTATTGTGACGGCGCTGCTCGGCGGCGGAATCTCGGGCGCCTTTTTGTTTGGAATGCTGACCCGCAGAGGCGACGCGCGCGCGGTGCTAATCGGCATTGTGGCAACGGCCTTGTTCACGGTCTATGCGACACTGATGCAGTTCGGGATCGTGCCGCGGATATTTGATTCGTATTATACTTCGATCATCGGGAACATCATCATGTTTGCAGTGAGCTACGGGGCCGCCTGCCTGCTCCCGGAAAAACCGCGCGACCTGAAGAACCTGACTGTGTTTGACCAGTCGAAAGAGCAATTGGTGTGA
- a CDS encoding glycoside hydrolase family 2 TIM barrel-domain containing protein — protein MTFGRRLRLPAMIGMGMAWLAAAAAPEWVDETRVSEGLEEPHATMMVFPDVASAKGLDRVLSPFFRSLNGEWRFFWAANPSARAEGFWNPDYDDSAWTTIPVPSNVEMEGYGVPVYTNIPYPWKAMTPPVVPDENNSVMSYRRTFTVPEAWAGREIFLCFDGVDSFFTVWLNGKRLGFSKDSRTPSTFRITEKLRAGENLLAVEVFRWNDGSYLEDQDMWRLSGIFRDVYLWSADELYVRDFEVRTTLDMAAEAAALDITAEVRNLAGNVMNNATIEMSVIDEAGREIARKVKIIPEVKPCDVTKVSISEQIKSPKLWSAEEPNLYTLFLSLKDSSGKLLGTIPCRVGFRSVETRDGKFLVNGKPVIIRGVNRHEHDPDLGHVMTRKRMIQDIVLMKRNNINAVRTSHYPNVPEWYSLCDEYGLYVMDEANIESHGMGHGAASLAKVPSWGAAHLERLRRMVERDKNHACVVTWSLGNEAGMGINFEKSRVWLKERDPSRPVQYEGDQSGSVSDIICPMYPEVETVINYARLPREKPFIMCEYAHAMGNSTGDLWAYWRPIYEGAPYLQGGFIWDWVDQGIRAPVPASRGIVEMENPRAIPLNPELGTFFGYGGTFGVMGRFPSDGNFAANGLVSPDRESHPALAEAKKVFQPVQMAAIDLAQASPELEFTNWMDFRSTADWLTADWRLTGDGKIMQEGRLDTLSLAPRETKRVAIPMRGFAPVPGVEYFLEISFKLRKPTPWAEAGYEMAWSQFLLPISLPAAVIRTPSQNISVTEGEDHFIVTAGNLTACLGRNSGLLESLKVGTTELLEKPLGPHFWRAPTDNDRGSGMAGSDKKELARNNALVWRRAHEGFEAKSVALKRLEAGGAAVLVEGWLPAVKSVQRLVWTFAASGDIRVDSEFLPGSPELVELPRFGMQTILQVGFDQLAWFGKGPHETYWDRQDARVGLYGGTVAEQFFPYLKPQETGNKEGVRWIALTNKRGEGLLVIGMPLLSATALHPTTEDLTWAGAKDNFYPYQLPKRETITLNIDLKQRGLGGDNSWGRLPHAEYRISPKPLKYSFRLRVLSGGEDVRALARQAVNWPDPR, from the coding sequence ATGACCTTTGGGCGCCGGCTCCGGCTGCCGGCAATGATAGGCATGGGAATGGCATGGCTGGCCGCAGCCGCTGCGCCGGAGTGGGTGGATGAAACCCGCGTGTCCGAGGGATTGGAGGAGCCCCATGCCACAATGATGGTGTTCCCTGATGTAGCATCCGCGAAGGGATTGGATCGGGTGCTGTCGCCGTTTTTCCGCTCGCTGAACGGAGAGTGGCGCTTCTTTTGGGCGGCGAATCCGTCGGCGCGCGCGGAGGGATTTTGGAATCCGGATTACGACGACAGTGCGTGGACGACAATTCCTGTGCCGTCAAATGTGGAGATGGAAGGATATGGCGTGCCAGTTTATACAAATATTCCATATCCATGGAAGGCAATGACTCCGCCCGTGGTGCCGGATGAGAACAACTCGGTCATGTCTTATAGAAGGACGTTCACTGTGCCGGAAGCCTGGGCGGGGCGGGAGATCTTTCTATGTTTCGACGGCGTGGACTCGTTCTTTACCGTATGGCTGAATGGGAAGCGTCTTGGTTTCAGCAAGGACAGTCGCACGCCGAGCACTTTTCGTATAACAGAAAAACTCCGGGCAGGAGAAAACCTTCTGGCAGTGGAAGTATTCCGCTGGAACGACGGTTCCTACCTGGAGGATCAGGACATGTGGCGGCTGAGCGGCATATTCCGGGATGTTTATCTCTGGTCCGCCGACGAGTTGTATGTCCGGGACTTTGAGGTTCGCACCACTTTGGACATGGCTGCTGAGGCCGCAGCGCTGGATATCACCGCCGAGGTGAGAAATCTGGCGGGGAATGTGATGAACAATGCGACAATCGAGATGTCGGTTATTGATGAGGCGGGTCGGGAAATTGCCCGAAAGGTGAAAATCATTCCCGAGGTGAAGCCGTGCGATGTGACGAAGGTAAGCATTTCAGAACAGATAAAGTCCCCGAAACTCTGGAGTGCGGAAGAGCCAAATCTCTACACGCTGTTTCTGTCACTGAAGGATTCGTCCGGGAAATTGTTGGGAACCATCCCCTGCCGGGTGGGTTTCCGTTCGGTGGAGACAAGGGACGGGAAATTTCTGGTCAATGGAAAACCGGTCATCATCCGCGGAGTAAACCGGCATGAGCACGATCCGGATCTGGGGCATGTGATGACACGGAAGCGGATGATACAGGACATCGTCCTGATGAAGCGGAATAATATCAATGCCGTGCGCACATCACACTATCCGAATGTGCCCGAGTGGTATTCGCTTTGCGACGAATACGGATTATATGTCATGGACGAGGCGAACATCGAGTCGCACGGCATGGGGCATGGCGCGGCGTCGCTTGCGAAAGTTCCGTCTTGGGGCGCGGCGCATCTGGAGCGATTGAGGCGCATGGTGGAGCGTGACAAAAACCATGCCTGCGTGGTGACATGGTCGCTCGGAAACGAGGCGGGCATGGGGATCAATTTCGAAAAGAGCCGCGTCTGGCTGAAGGAGCGCGATCCATCGCGTCCGGTGCAATACGAGGGCGATCAGAGCGGAAGCGTGTCGGATATCATATGTCCGATGTATCCGGAAGTCGAGACAGTCATAAACTACGCGAGGCTGCCGCGGGAGAAACCATTTATCATGTGTGAATACGCGCATGCGATGGGCAACAGCACCGGCGACTTGTGGGCCTACTGGCGCCCGATATACGAAGGCGCGCCCTATTTGCAGGGTGGCTTCATATGGGATTGGGTTGACCAAGGGATCAGGGCGCCGGTGCCCGCTTCCCGTGGCATTGTGGAAATGGAAAATCCCCGCGCGATTCCGCTGAATCCCGAACTGGGGACGTTCTTTGGCTATGGAGGAACGTTTGGCGTGATGGGGAGATTCCCATCGGATGGCAATTTCGCAGCCAATGGACTTGTGAGCCCCGACCGCGAGTCGCATCCAGCGCTGGCCGAGGCCAAAAAGGTGTTTCAACCGGTGCAGATGGCTGCAATCGACCTTGCGCAAGCCAGTCCGGAACTTGAATTCACAAACTGGATGGATTTTCGAAGCACGGCCGATTGGCTGACGGCTGACTGGCGGTTGACCGGGGATGGGAAAATCATGCAGGAGGGCCGTCTGGACACACTCTCCCTAGCGCCTCGCGAGACGAAGCGTGTGGCGATCCCCATGCGCGGGTTTGCTCCGGTTCCCGGCGTTGAATATTTTCTGGAAATCAGCTTCAAATTACGTAAACCGACTCCTTGGGCGGAAGCAGGATATGAAATGGCCTGGTCGCAATTTTTGCTGCCAATTTCGTTGCCGGCGGCAGTGATAAGGACGCCGAGCCAGAACATATCGGTAACCGAGGGCGAGGATCATTTTATCGTGACCGCGGGGAATCTGACCGCCTGTCTTGGAAGGAACTCCGGCCTTTTGGAGTCGCTGAAGGTCGGGACGACCGAGTTGCTTGAAAAACCGCTGGGACCGCATTTCTGGCGCGCGCCGACTGACAATGACCGGGGAAGTGGCATGGCTGGCTCGGATAAAAAGGAACTGGCCCGCAACAATGCGCTGGTCTGGCGTCGCGCGCACGAGGGCTTCGAAGCGAAGTCGGTTGCGCTCAAGAGACTGGAGGCCGGCGGCGCGGCGGTTTTGGTGGAAGGCTGGCTGCCGGCGGTAAAAAGCGTGCAGCGCCTAGTGTGGACATTTGCCGCGAGCGGTGATATTCGTGTCGATTCCGAATTTTTGCCGGGCAGCCCAGAGCTGGTTGAATTGCCGCGGTTCGGTATGCAGACGATATTGCAGGTGGGATTCGACCAGTTGGCCTGGTTCGGGAAAGGCCCGCACGAGACCTATTGGGACCGGCAGGATGCGCGCGTCGGCCTGTATGGAGGCACGGTGGCGGAGCAGTTCTTCCCCTATCTGAAACCCCAGGAGACGGGCAACAAGGAAGGAGTCCGCTGGATTGCGCTGACCAACAAGCGCGGCGAGGGATTGCTTGTCATCGGCATGCCTTTGCTCAGCGCCACCGCGCTGCATCCCACAACGGAGGATCTGACCTGGGCGGGAGCAAAGGATAACTTTTATCCATATCAGCTCCCAAAGCGTGAAACCATCACGCTCAATATCGATTTGAAACAGCGCGGGCTGGGCGGGGACAATTCCTGGGGGAGGCTGCCCCATGCCGAATACAGGATCTCGCCGAAGCCCCTTAAATATTCATTCCGGCTGCGCGTGCTTTCCGGTGGCGAAGATGTTCGTGCACTGGCAAGGCAGGCGGTCAATTGGCCTGACCCGCGATGA
- a CDS encoding DUF3748 domain-containing protein: MQTVISAGLLYIAPSVVDCGHVRAQVIADISGQTEERQVTTASHGHIVANYNIWSPDSKWIAYDCRNKGEAFDATRIECVNADTGEVRCIYEARNGATCGVATWHPGKKRVVFILGPDNPARDWSYAPSRRRGLVVDLDHPGEGRALDAMNYAPPFAPGALRGGSHVHVFDGAGEWVSFTYDDEILTCAGGRDGAEPNQRNIGVAAPFGPVRVNRNHPRNHDGGWFTFVASKTVAVPAPGSDEISQAAEEGWIGANGYIRADGSRQRRALAFQGMVTALNGHRHAEVFVLDLPEDPTIAGGAPLQGTGTTRPSPPRGAVQRRITYTDDRKHPGIQGPRHWLRSSPDGAAIAFLMKDDSGTPQLHIISPHGGGIRQVTRNPWAITSTFTWSPDGRWIAYAMDNSIFVTEVTSGRAHRLTARTEDAASPHRSACVFSPDGSRIAYLRKIASHLQIFTVTMPNSGGKPMVH, from the coding sequence ATGCAGACAGTGATTTCCGCCGGCCTTTTGTATATTGCGCCCAGCGTGGTCGATTGCGGTCATGTCCGGGCGCAGGTCATCGCCGATATTTCCGGGCAGACCGAGGAGCGTCAGGTCACCACGGCGTCACATGGCCATATTGTGGCAAACTATAATATATGGTCTCCTGATTCAAAATGGATCGCGTACGACTGCCGGAACAAGGGCGAGGCGTTCGACGCGACACGGATCGAATGCGTGAATGCCGACACCGGGGAGGTGAGGTGCATATACGAAGCCCGCAATGGCGCGACATGCGGCGTGGCGACATGGCATCCGGGGAAAAAGCGGGTGGTGTTTATATTGGGGCCGGACAACCCGGCGCGGGACTGGTCGTATGCGCCATCCCGGCGGCGCGGCCTGGTGGTCGATTTGGACCATCCGGGCGAAGGGCGGGCGCTCGATGCGATGAATTATGCGCCGCCGTTCGCGCCGGGCGCGCTGCGTGGAGGCTCGCATGTGCATGTGTTTGACGGCGCCGGCGAATGGGTGAGTTTCACCTACGATGACGAAATCCTGACATGCGCGGGCGGGCGTGACGGGGCGGAACCGAATCAGAGGAACATCGGGGTGGCTGCGCCCTTCGGCCCGGTGCGTGTAAACCGCAATCATCCGCGCAACCATGACGGCGGGTGGTTTACGTTTGTGGCAAGCAAGACGGTTGCTGTTCCGGCCCCGGGATCCGATGAGATCAGCCAGGCGGCGGAGGAAGGATGGATTGGCGCCAATGGCTATATCCGGGCGGATGGTTCGCGACAACGGCGCGCACTGGCTTTTCAAGGCATGGTGACCGCACTCAACGGACACCGGCACGCGGAAGTATTTGTGCTGGATTTACCGGAGGATCCCACCATTGCCGGCGGCGCGCCATTACAGGGGACAGGGACAACGCGCCCCTCGCCGCCCCGGGGCGCCGTGCAGCGGCGCATCACATATACGGATGACCGGAAGCATCCCGGCATCCAGGGACCGCGACACTGGCTGCGCAGTTCGCCGGATGGCGCGGCTATCGCATTTTTAATGAAGGATGACAGCGGGACACCCCAACTGCATATTATTTCTCCCCATGGCGGCGGCATCCGGCAGGTTACACGCAACCCGTGGGCGATCACCTCGACGTTTACATGGAGTCCGGACGGCCGCTGGATCGCCTATGCCATGGACAATAGCATTTTTGTCACCGAGGTCACGAGCGGACGCGCCCATCGTTTGACCGCGCGCACGGAGGATGCGGCCTCCCCGCACCGTTCCGCCTGTGTATTCTCGCCGGATGGCAGCCGGATCGCATATCTGAGGAAAATCGCATCACATCTGCAGATTTTCACGGTAACGATGCCGAATTCCGGAGGTAAACCGATGGTGCATTAA